A genomic segment from Fusarium fujikuroi IMI 58289 draft genome, chromosome FFUJ_chr04 encodes:
- a CDS encoding related to COG6-conserved oligomeric golgi complex translates to MAPTDRSLSLKSLPMRDASVSGLLAPDGYPQTPSTPRGITPLTSKVTSVLSTTHSDTEFRDALALVDERGIQNDAETRRSVRLDLQKEVIDSNGEVIAEFGRVAEQLRRIKTTIDKLNNGYEDMKSQVVEAHRQTLPALSEASSLLDQKRQVELKQELLGAFKKHFVMSENEVAALTQTAEPVDDRFFNALSKAKKISKDCEILLGFEKQTLGLELMEQTSKNINLGFQKLYKWIQREFKTLNLENPQMNSSIRRALRVLAERPSLFQNCLDFFSEARERILSDSFYVALTGASPSGIEDPSVKPIDMLAHDPLRYVGDMLAWIHSATVSEREALEVLFVAEGEELAKGFKSGRDAEIWRLIAEDDEAEADFNALKALNDLVDRDISGAARVLRQRMEQVIQANEDTIPAYKLANLINFYRITFQKTLGPNSNLVELIGGLETEALRQFRALVRDHIATLQGEFQHAPLDLGPPAFLQDSLKQLKAISKTYDSSLSTSEDRESEFENVLSEAFEPFMSGCENMAKNMNAQNGAIFLINCISSAIACLEPFEFTQHRTKRLRAKSDDAAKGLITSQYQFFRKGSGLDAIFMKLEEDDDKNASLLDEKELAQASQTLDDFLPSALMDAMDNLKHLQDSKLVRQITEEAAEQFCNDFEQLEEVITEGDDESVDSEDDEGLRSVFPRTAAEIRVLLS, encoded by the exons ATGGCACCCACAGATCGCTCATTGTCATTGAAGAGCCTGCCTATGAGAGATGCATCTGTTTCAGGACTCCTTGCTCCAGATGGCTATCCACAAACTCCCTCCACACCAAGAGGGATCACTCCACTTACATCCAAAGTGACCAGTGTTCTTTCGACGACTCATTCTGATACAGAGTTTCGAGACGCTCtcgctcttgttgatgaACGTGGGATCCAAAACGATGCCGAAACTCGTCGAAGTGTTCGACTAGACCTACAAAAAGAAGTCATTGACAGTAATGGAGAAGTTATTGCCGAATTTGGTCGGGTTGCAGAG CAACTTCGGCGTATCAAAACGACTATTGACAAGCTTAACAATGGTTACGAGGACATGAAAAGCCAAGTTGTCGAAGCTCATAGGCAGACATTGCCAGCACTCTCCGAGGCATCCTCTCTCTTGGACCAAAAAAGACAGGTTGAGTTGAAGCAAGAGCTGCTCGGCGCTTTCAAGAAGCATTTTGTCATGTCGGAGAATGAGGTTGCCGCACTTACTCAAACAGCCGAGCCAGTAGATGACCGCTTCTTCAATGCCTTAAGCAAAGCGAAAAAGATCAGCAAGGATTGCGAGATCCTGCTTGGATTCGAGAAACAGACTCTGGGCCTAGAACTGATGGAGCAAACTTCGAAGAACATCAATCTTGGTTTCCAAAAACTTTACAAATGGATACAGCGAGAGTTCAAGACATTGAATCTCGAAAATCCACAGATGAACTCATCAATTCGCCGGGCATTGCGAGTTCTTGCCGAAAGGCCATCACTGTTCCAGAACtgcctcgacttcttctccgAGGCTCGAGAACGAATCCTTTCCGACTCATTCTATGTCGCTTTGACAGGTGCCTCGCCCTCTGGTATTGAAGATCCCTCTGTCAAGCCCATTGACATGCTGGCACATGATCCGCTACGCTACGTGGGTGACATGCTAGCTTGGATTCATTCAGCCACTGTCAGTGAACGTGAGGCATTGGAGGTTTTGTTTGTCGCAGAGGGGGAGGAACTTGCCAAGGGTTTCAAATCTGGCCGAGACGCAGAGATCTGGCGCCTCATTGCAGAGGACGATGAGGCCGAGGCTGACTTTAATGCGCTCAAGGCACTGAACGACCTAGTCGACCGCGACATCTCTGGCGCTGCCCGCGTGCTTCGCCAAAGGATGGAGCAGGTGATCCAAGCCAACGAAGACACCATACCCGCCTATAAACTCGCAAATCTGATCAATTTCTACCGGATCACTTTCCAAAAAACGCTCGGGCCCAACTCCAATTTGGTAGAGTTGATCGGAGGCCTGGAAACAGAGGCCTTACGCCAGTTCCGAGCACTTGTCAGAGATCACATTGCAACTTTACAGGGAGAATTCCAGCACGCTCCATTAGACCTTGGCCCACCTGCATTTTTACAAGATTCGCTCAAACAACTCAAGGCCATTAGCAAGACTTACGACTCCTCCTTATCGACCTCGGAGGATCGCGAGAGCGAGTTCGAGAATGTGCTTTCAGAAGCCTTTGAACCATTCATGTCGGGTTGTGAAAACATGGCTAAGAACATGAATGCCCAGAACGGTGCCATCTTCCTGATTAATTGTATATCTTCTGCGATAGCATGTCTAGAGCCATTCGAATTCACACAACATCGAACTAAACGACTGCGAGCGAAGTCAGATGATGCAGCTAAAGGACTCATTACGAGTCAATACCAATTCTTTCGAAAGGGGTCAGGGTTGGACGCAATTTTCAtgaagctggaggaggatgacgacaaGAACGCTTCATTATTGGATGAGAAAGAGCTCGCTCAAGCAAGCCAGACATTGGATGACTTTCTGCCATCAGCACTCATGGACGCCATGGATAATTTGAAGCACCTGCAGGATTCGAAGTTGGTTCGACAAATCACGGAGGAGGCAGCAGAACAGTTCTGCAATGACTTTGAACAGCTTGAGGAGGTTATAACTGAAGGGGATGACGAATCTGTTGAttcagaagatgacgaaggTCTACGGTCGGTTTTCCCTAGAACAGCCGCCGAGATTCGTGTATTGCTTTCATAG
- a CDS encoding probable SAP1-member of the AAA-protein family: MLRNRALAVLQKTYDDSYLSCSTAIYYEGQGNEIEAMRHWRAALDQIYDYNANRAPPAYSPRTDTEKALQEALKQLELQCKERIDLLEALRISRQEERTTPQPPAGKLTKRPSIPEGRGSLGQGTITAMQYSELSRPTLPHRPSQPRRTSSELAIVDGPSTHLDPNMAFSSLSRSASPGGPALPPRPNKTLRTPSPEKHTMRTTLRSGKLGEKPTKPRKPAKPLAEGSSKAATLAWSALSSRERFARGAQSESTPATASPSSRTSLDQIRRPVPTQWDSHSRRLVVPKDRDLDGEPSGSTRHSDEYCYARPSMLSVTAASSALNSSSYQDLPPSDAYTNRMDRLPNSRNGLTSPSPRKVSRQERANDTETGDDSGEALERRSVSNNLPTRVPAARQPGRSLKPSRSHAESGDKSRRRERKVRQVSTSSASDDDTNGTSSRPRRVKEKEAPIEAGSQEDDSDASESETLEKSPDDMSEWKNKKKQILKSLPAGVDAAAAKQILNDIVVQGDEVHWSDVAGLEIAKNALRETVVYPFLRPDLFMGLREPARGMLLFGPPGTGKTMLARAVATESKSTFFSISASSLTSKYLGESEKLVRALFGLARTLAPSIIFVDEIDSLLSQRSGSGEHEATMRIKTEFLIQWSDLQRAAAGREATEKDKERGDANRVLVLAATNLPWAIDEAARRRFVRRQYIPLPEPTTRETQLRTLLGQQKHDLSNDDILKLVDWTDGFSGSDITALAKDAAMGPLRSLGEALLHMTMDEIRPIQLSDFEASLTTIRPSVSKAGLKEYEEWATEFGERGG, encoded by the exons ATGTTACGGAACAGGGCCCTGGCTGTTTTGCAGAAGACCTACGATGATAGTTATCTAAGTTGCTCAACTGCTATCTACTATGAAGGCCAG GGTAATGAGATAGAAGCCATGCGACATTGGCGAGCTGCCCTTGATCAGATCTATGATTACAACGCAAATCGGGCGCCCCCAGCATATAGCCCACGTACAGACACTGAGAAAGCCTTACAAGAGGCACTGAAACAGCTGGAATTACAATGTAAAGAACGAATCGATCTTTTGGAAGCTCTCAGGATCTCACGGCAAGAAGAGAGGACTACCCCGCAACCACCAGCCGGCAAGTTAACAAAGCGACCAAGTATTCCTGAGGGAAGAGGTTCCCTTGGGCAGGGTACAATCACCGCCATGCAGTATTCTGAGCTATCACGACCAACCCTTCCACACCGTCCATCACAGCCTCGACGTACGTCATCAGAACTTGCTATCGTGGATGGGCCCAGCACGCATCTAGATCCAAACATGGCGTTCTCTTCGCTTTCTCGATCTGCATCGCCTGGAGGACCAGCTCTGCCACCGAGACCGAACAAAACCTTACGGACTCCAAGCCCAGAAAAGCACACCATGAGGACCACCTTACGTTCCGGTAAATTAGGAGAAAAGCCCACCAAACCACGAAAGCCAGCAAAGCCACTCGCCGAAGGGTCAAGCAAGGCAGCGACTTTGGCATGGAGCGCGCTCAGTTCAAGGGAAAGATTCGCGAGGGGGGCCCAGTCGGAGTCCACTCCAGCAACAGCGAGCCCTAGCTCTCGCACTTCCTTGGATCAAATTCGCAGACCAGTCCCAACGCAATGGGACAGCCACTCGAGGCGTTTGGTTGTGCCAAAGGACCGCGACCTTGATGGAGAACCTTCCGGAAGTACACGACACTCCGATGAGTACTGTTACGCCCGTCCATCCATGCTATCGGTCACTGCTGCTTCAAGTGCTTTAAATTCGTCTTCGTATCAAGATTTACCTCCATCAGATGCTTACACAAATCGAATGGATCGGCTGCCCAACTCGCGCAACGGACTCACTTCACCATCGCCACGCAAAGTATCGAGGCAAGAGCGAGCCAACGATACTGAGACCGGCGACGATTCTGGAGAAGCATTAGAGAGGAGAAGTGTGTCAAACAACTTACCAACTCGTGTTCCAGCAGCGAGGCAGCCTGGAAGATCTTTAAAACCCTCGAGGTCTCATGCTGAGAGCGGAGATAAGTCAAGGCGGCGTGAGCGTAAGGTTCGGCAAGTCTCCACCTCAAGCGCCTCTGACGATGACACGAATGGGACAAGTTCCAGACCACGTCGAGTgaaggagaaagaggctCCTATAGAAGCGGGTTCCCAAGAGGATGATTCCGATGCGTCTGAATCGGAGACCTTAGAAAAGTCTCCTGACGATATGAGTGAATggaaaaacaagaagaagcaaattTTGAAGAGCCTGCccgctggtgttgatgcAGCAGCCGCCAAACAAATATTGAACGATATTGTGGTTCAAGGTGACGAAGTCCATTGGAGTGACGTGGCTGGTCTCGAAATTGCAAAGAACGCCCTTCGAGAAACTGTTGTTTATCCATTTCTGCGGCCCGATCTTTTCATGGGCCTCCGAGAACCAGCCAGAGGAATGCTCCTATTTGGACCGCCAGGAACAGGAAAGACTATGCTAGCGAGGGCTGTGGCAACAGAGTCTAAGTCAACATTCTTTTCGATTTCAGCAAGCAGCCTGACAAGCAAATACTTGGGCGAGTCAGAAAAGCTGGTTCGAGCTCTTTTTGGATTGGCCCGGACACTGGCACCCAGTATTATCTTTGTGGACGAAATCGACTCGCTGCTTTCACAGAGATCAGGGTCTGGAGAGCACGAAGCCACCATGAGGATCAAGACAGAGTTTCTTATTCAGTGGAGCGATCTTCAacgtgctgctgctggaagaGAAGCGACCGAGAAAGACAAGGAAAGGGGGGACGCCAACCGAGTCCTTGTGTTAGCGGCGACGAACCTCCCCTGGGCAATTGACGAGGCGGCTCGAAGACGTTTTGTGCGACGCCAATACATCCCGTTACCTGAACCGACCACTCGCGAGACACAGCTCAGGACCCTTCTGGGCCAGCAGAAACACGACTTGTCTAATGATGATATCCTCAAGTTGGTGGATTGGACAGACG GTTTTTCAGGTTCAGATATTACAGCCTTGGCCAAGGATGCAGCCATGGGACCATTGCGATCCCTTGGAGAGGCACTATTACACATGACTATGGATGAGATCCGGCCAATTCAATTGTCCGACTTCGAGGCGAGTTTGACGACCATAAGGCCGAGTGTCAGTAAAGCTGGTCTAAAAGAGTACGAAGAATGGGCGACAGAGTTTGGAGAAAGGGGAGGATAG
- a CDS encoding related to ribosomal protein produces MSSPVAKAARRVTHELHGVVVSAGLMDKTVKVRVGGQKWNKIVNKWFADPKHYLVHDPNSSLRTGDVVSIVPGWPTSQHKRHVIKHIIAPYGTPTTERPPVPTLEERIADYEAKKAKKDERRAARRQEEENQRLEEKRLENEKKEAKRKAWEEDQQKRKPQTSASDVD; encoded by the exons ATGTCATCTCCCGTAGCAAAGGCTGCGCGCCGTGTGACACACGAGCTTCATGGTGTTGTCGTCTCTGCTGGCCTAATGGACAAGACTGTCAAGGTCCGAGTTGGCGGTCAAAAATGGAACAAGATTGTCAATAAG TGGTTTGCCGACCCTAAGCACTATCTCGTCCACGATCCCAACTCATCACTCCGAACCGGCGATGTCGTTTCCATTGTCCCTGGATGGCCAACCTCCCAGCACAAGCGTCACGTTATCAAGCACATTATTGCGCCCTATGGAACGCCCACCACAGAGCGCCCCCCCGTGCCCACGTTGGAGGAAAGGATAGCGGACTACGAGGCTAAGAAGGCCAAAAAGGATGAGCGAAGGGCGGCGAGACggcaagaagaggagaaccaGAGGCTTGAAGAGAAGCGGTTGGAAAACGAAAAGAAGGAAGCCAAACGCAAAGCATGGGAGGAAGATCAGCAGAAACGCAAACCTCAGACCTCGGCAAGCGATGTCGATTAA
- a CDS encoding probable nucleolar essential protein 1 translates to MSSPERRTAGVKRPRTQSLPPPSLPQLVAEQSTPIPPTDKDSQRLIVVLSNASLETYKASHGGTSRNREDKYSLLNSDEHIGVMRKMNRDISDARPDITHQCLLTLLDSPINKAGKLQIYIHTAKGVLIEVSPSVRIPRTFKRFAGLMVQLLHRLSIRSTNSNEKLLRVIQNPITDHLPPNCRKVTLSFDAPLVKVREYVETVDSKDSICVFVGAMAKGEDNFADALVDEKISISNYSLSASVACSKFCHAAEDVWDIM, encoded by the exons atgtcttcgcCCGAGCGTCGAACTGCTGGAGTCAAGCGACCTC GCACACAATCCCTCCCTCCCCCCTCGCTTCCTCAGTTGGTTGCCGAGCAGAGCACTCCCATCCCTCCCACAGACAAGGACTCTCAGCGTCTGATCGTCGTCCTGTCCAATGCCAGTCTTGAGACGTACAAAGCTTCTCACGGAGGCACCAGCCGCAATCGTGAGGACAAGTACTCTCTGCTCAACAGCGATGAGCACATCGGTGTCATGCGCAAGATGAATCGGGACATTAGTGATGCTCGTCCCGACATCACTCATCAG TGTTTACTGACCCTTCTGGATTCGCCTATCAACAAGGCCGGCAAGCTTCAGATCTACATCCACACTGCCAAGGGTGTCTTGATCGAGGTCTCGCCCTCAGTCCGTATTCCACGAACATTCAAGCGATTTGCCGGTCTGATGGTGCAACTCTTGCACCGTCTGTCCATCCGCTCCACCAACTCTAACGAGAAGTTGCTCCGAGTGATCCAGAACCCCATCACTGACCACTTGCCTCCCAATTGCCGCAAGGTTACTCTGAGTTTCGATGCGCCACTTGTCAAGGTTCGTGAGTATGTTGAAACCGTGGATTCCAAGGACAGCATCTGTGTCTTCGTTGGCGCTATGGCTAAGGGTGAGGATAACTTCGCCGATGCgcttgttgacgagaagatcTCCATCAGCAACTACTCTTTGTCTGCTAGTGTTGCTTGCAGCAAGTTCTGCCACGCGGCTGAAGATGTCTGGGACATTATGTAA